A single Desulfovibrio gilichinskyi DNA region contains:
- a CDS encoding YkgJ family cysteine cluster protein: MNDPFVCARCAAKGPTCCELTPGCEEVCFPVSEYERERIRECAPDLGGFVLQPNTALFIDNLFRLFPDQRRAVKELFPPGGTHYRLAVDERGKCLFLGQHGCLIPQDARPCYCRLFPFWTTEDGRINVLEVATCLAQLENKSPGKLLKALNVSQVTVRNLHETLRRAWGFDPHHD; the protein is encoded by the coding sequence ATGAATGATCCTTTTGTTTGCGCACGTTGTGCCGCTAAGGGCCCTACATGTTGCGAATTAACTCCAGGCTGTGAAGAAGTCTGTTTTCCTGTTTCAGAATACGAACGGGAGCGCATCAGAGAATGCGCTCCCGATTTAGGCGGGTTCGTTTTACAACCGAACACCGCCCTTTTTATTGATAATTTATTTAGGTTGTTTCCCGATCAACGCAGAGCTGTTAAAGAGTTGTTTCCTCCGGGAGGAACTCATTATCGCTTAGCCGTTGATGAACGTGGAAAGTGTCTTTTTCTAGGACAGCACGGTTGCCTTATTCCTCAAGATGCTCGGCCATGTTATTGCCGTTTATTTCCTTTTTGGACAACTGAAGACGGCAGAATCAATGTTCTCGAAGTCGCAACCTGCCTTGCCCAGCTTGAAAATAAAAGTCCGGGAAAATTGCTTAAAGCTCTTAATGTTTCTCAGGTTACTGTTCGGAATCTTCATGAAACGCTAAGGCGTGCATGGGGATTTGATCCTCACCATGATTAG
- the purF gene encoding amidophosphoribosyltransferase, whose protein sequence is MKKDYCGLFGIYGHPEAARMTYFGLYSMQHRGQESAGIVTWDGETIREQKGMGLVADVFNERHLAKELKGDIALGHVRYSTTGASLIKNAQPFVVHFGGLRLAIAHNGNLVNTKELRDELEAQGSIFQTTMDSEIFVHLIAKSLNGNTIEDAVMKACKKVKGSFSLLILANDKMIAVKDPHGFRPLVLGRVGDNYVFASETCAFDLIDAESIRPIKPGEMVVVEDGNLSSYIYDDKTPKRQCIFELIYFARPDSIIFDEVVYERRKKMGQVLAKEMPMDVDFVMPFPDSGNYAAVGYSQESGLPLELAMIRNHYVGRTFIQPSQDMRDFSVKMKLNPVRSMIKGKRIMIIEDSIVRGTTIRARVKELRALGAREIHMRVSCPAIRFPCYYGIDFSSKGELIAANSTEEEIARFIGLDSLHYLSIDGLLESVEDKDSYCLACFNGDYPIPPCAGSGKMCLEDKC, encoded by the coding sequence ATGAAAAAAGACTATTGCGGCCTCTTTGGAATATACGGTCACCCCGAAGCAGCTAGAATGACTTATTTCGGTCTTTATTCTATGCAGCATCGCGGTCAGGAATCTGCTGGAATTGTTACATGGGATGGCGAAACCATTCGTGAACAGAAAGGTATGGGACTGGTAGCTGACGTTTTCAACGAGCGTCACCTTGCTAAGGAATTGAAAGGTGATATAGCTTTAGGGCATGTCAGATATTCTACTACCGGTGCATCTCTGATAAAGAATGCTCAGCCTTTTGTTGTTCATTTCGGAGGCTTACGTCTCGCTATTGCCCATAACGGCAACCTTGTGAATACAAAAGAACTTCGTGATGAACTTGAAGCTCAGGGATCAATTTTTCAGACAACAATGGATTCAGAAATTTTTGTCCATCTGATTGCAAAAAGTCTGAATGGCAATACCATTGAAGATGCAGTCATGAAAGCCTGCAAAAAGGTTAAAGGATCTTTTTCACTTTTAATTCTTGCAAATGATAAAATGATTGCTGTGAAAGACCCTCACGGATTCCGTCCGTTAGTTCTTGGTCGTGTAGGCGACAATTATGTTTTTGCCTCTGAAACATGCGCATTTGATTTGATTGATGCTGAATCCATTCGTCCGATCAAACCCGGTGAAATGGTTGTTGTAGAAGATGGCAATCTCTCATCTTATATTTATGATGATAAGACTCCTAAAAGACAGTGTATCTTCGAATTAATATACTTTGCACGTCCTGATTCCATTATTTTTGATGAAGTCGTATATGAAAGACGTAAAAAAATGGGACAGGTTCTAGCCAAAGAAATGCCCATGGATGTAGATTTTGTTATGCCTTTTCCGGATTCAGGTAACTACGCCGCCGTGGGATATTCTCAGGAATCGGGACTTCCTCTTGAACTTGCTATGATTAGAAATCACTATGTAGGCCGTACTTTTATTCAGCCTTCACAGGATATGCGCGATTTCAGTGTTAAAATGAAACTTAATCCTGTTCGCAGTATGATAAAAGGCAAGAGGATCATGATTATTGAAGATTCCATTGTTCGCGGCACAACAATCCGCGCAAGGGTTAAAGAGCTCAGAGCTCTCGGCGCACGTGAAATTCATATGCGCGTCAGTTGTCCGGCAATTCGTTTCCCTTGTTATTATGGAATCGATTTTTCATCCAAAGGTGAACTTATCGCTGCCAATAGTACTGAAGAAGAAATTGCACGTTTTATCGGCCTTGATTCTCTCCATTACCTTTCAATTGATGGACTTTTGGAGTCGGTCGAAGATAAAGATTCTTACTGTCTGGCATGTTTTAACGGAGATTATCCAATTCCTCCTTGCGCAGGTTCCGGTAAAATGTGTTTGGAAGATAAGTGCTAG
- the carB gene encoding carbamoyl-phosphate synthase large subunit, whose translation MPKRTDIKKIMLIGSGPIVIGQACEFDYSGTQALKALKEEGYEVILVNSNPATIMTDPHLADRTYIEPIEPETVAKIIEKERPDALLPTLGGQTALNTALAVAEAGVLEKYGVELIGASVDVIEKAESRELFRAAMEKINLKVPFSGIARNIDDVRYWGKKINFPIIIRPAFTLGGTGGGVAYNMEDLEKIAMRGIAASLQSEVMLEESILGWKEYELEVMRDKKDNCVIICSIENIDPMGVHTGDSITVAPAQTLTDSEYQTLRDASLAIMREIGVETGGSNVQFAINPANGELAVIEMNPRVSRSSALASKATGFPIAKIAAKLAIGYTLDEIPNDITRETMASFEPTIDYCVIKIPRFTFEKFPGAEDYLTTSMKSVGETMAIGRTFKEALQKGLRSLEVGMPGFGKNFEKPEIERDTLIGLLRKPNSKRIFAIRDALLCGFTTEEIFEITKIDPWYLDQFEELVRFEGELKKFTLEVGMYSGNEEIPAMLRKAKEYGYSDPQLATLWKQSNEEVRAFRKSLAIEPTYYLVDTCAAEFEAYTPYFYSTYESGQEAKPMEGRKVMILGGGPNRIGQGIEFDYCCCHSAFALEELGVKSIMVNSNPETVSTDYDTSDRLYFEPLTYEDVLNIIEFEKPDGIIIQFGGQTPLNLAIPLLKAGVKILGTSPDSIDRAEDRERFQALLTKLDLKQPANGTARSLEDAQKIATKLTYPLVLRPSYVLGGRGMDIVYSDEEFESYFREAAIVSPEHPILIDKFLENAVEVDVDALSDGEQTYVAGVMEHIEEAGIHSGDSACVLPPHTLSPAIVKEIERQTIALAAELDIVGLMNIQFAVKDDVVYIIEVNPRASRTVPFVSKATGIQLAKYATRVMLGEKLADLDPWSQRKEGFYSVKEAVFPFNKFPNVDVRLGPEMRSTGEVMGMDVLPGLAFMKAQLGAGLRLPLEGTVFISVKDRDKEAIVPTAQIFKELGFKILATGGTAEFLNAKGIETERILKVNEGRPHVVDYIKNNDIDLLINTPSDRKTVSDSKEIRQTTLLYGLAYTTTVAGAHAMALAIKDHRGRGLDVRCLQHYHNMI comes from the coding sequence ATGCCTAAACGCACTGATATCAAGAAAATTATGCTCATCGGCTCAGGGCCGATTGTAATCGGTCAAGCCTGTGAATTCGACTATTCCGGAACTCAGGCTCTTAAAGCTCTTAAAGAAGAAGGTTACGAGGTTATCCTTGTAAATTCTAATCCTGCAACAATCATGACCGACCCTCATCTGGCCGATCGTACATATATTGAACCGATTGAGCCGGAAACGGTTGCTAAAATTATTGAAAAAGAAAGACCTGATGCTCTGCTTCCGACTCTCGGCGGGCAGACAGCTTTAAATACTGCCCTTGCAGTTGCCGAGGCCGGCGTTCTTGAAAAGTACGGCGTTGAGCTTATAGGTGCATCCGTAGATGTTATCGAAAAGGCGGAAAGTAGAGAACTTTTCCGCGCAGCAATGGAAAAAATCAATCTTAAAGTCCCTTTCAGCGGTATTGCCCGCAATATTGATGATGTCCGCTACTGGGGTAAGAAAATAAATTTCCCGATTATTATCCGTCCTGCTTTTACTTTAGGCGGTACCGGCGGTGGTGTTGCTTATAACATGGAAGATCTTGAAAAGATCGCCATGCGCGGAATTGCAGCAAGTTTACAAAGTGAAGTTATGCTCGAAGAATCCATTTTAGGATGGAAAGAATACGAGCTTGAAGTAATGCGCGATAAAAAAGATAACTGCGTAATTATTTGCTCCATTGAAAATATTGATCCTATGGGCGTTCACACCGGAGACTCCATAACCGTTGCTCCGGCTCAGACTCTGACAGATTCTGAATATCAGACTCTTAGGGATGCTTCGCTCGCGATCATGCGTGAAATCGGTGTTGAAACCGGTGGATCAAATGTTCAGTTTGCAATCAATCCGGCAAATGGTGAACTTGCAGTCATTGAAATGAATCCCAGAGTTTCAAGATCATCTGCTCTTGCTTCCAAAGCAACCGGATTCCCTATAGCCAAGATCGCAGCTAAACTTGCAATCGGTTATACTCTTGATGAAATTCCAAACGATATCACCCGCGAAACAATGGCTTCGTTTGAACCGACCATTGACTATTGCGTAATTAAAATACCTCGTTTCACCTTTGAAAAATTCCCCGGAGCCGAAGATTATCTCACCACTTCTATGAAGAGTGTCGGTGAAACCATGGCAATCGGGCGTACATTTAAAGAAGCGTTACAGAAGGGGCTTCGGTCTTTAGAAGTAGGAATGCCCGGTTTCGGTAAAAATTTTGAAAAACCGGAAATTGAACGCGATACTTTAATCGGTCTCCTGCGTAAGCCGAATTCAAAACGTATTTTTGCTATTCGCGATGCATTGCTCTGTGGGTTCACTACAGAAGAGATATTTGAAATTACTAAAATTGATCCTTGGTATTTAGATCAGTTTGAAGAGCTGGTTCGCTTTGAAGGAGAACTTAAAAAGTTCACTCTTGAAGTCGGCATGTATTCCGGAAATGAAGAAATTCCGGCAATGCTGAGAAAAGCTAAAGAGTACGGTTATTCTGACCCGCAGTTGGCAACTCTCTGGAAACAATCCAACGAAGAGGTCAGAGCGTTCAGGAAAAGTCTTGCGATCGAACCGACATATTATCTGGTTGATACTTGCGCTGCTGAATTTGAAGCTTATACTCCTTACTTCTACTCAACTTATGAGTCCGGTCAGGAAGCTAAACCGATGGAAGGCCGCAAAGTCATGATTCTGGGCGGCGGTCCTAACAGAATCGGACAGGGAATTGAATTTGACTATTGTTGTTGTCATTCCGCTTTTGCTCTTGAAGAGCTTGGCGTTAAGTCGATAATGGTCAACTCCAATCCTGAAACAGTATCGACTGACTATGATACCTCAGATCGACTTTATTTTGAGCCGCTTACTTATGAAGATGTGCTTAATATTATCGAGTTTGAAAAACCTGATGGAATTATTATCCAATTCGGCGGTCAGACACCGCTTAATCTGGCGATTCCATTACTTAAAGCAGGGGTTAAGATTCTTGGAACTTCACCGGACAGTATTGACCGCGCTGAAGACAGAGAAAGATTCCAGGCTCTTCTTACCAAGCTTGATCTTAAGCAGCCTGCAAACGGAACAGCCCGTTCCCTTGAAGATGCTCAGAAAATAGCAACTAAACTTACTTATCCTCTGGTTCTCCGTCCTTCCTACGTTTTAGGCGGACGCGGAATGGATATTGTGTACAGTGATGAAGAATTTGAATCGTATTTCCGTGAAGCAGCGATAGTTTCTCCTGAACATCCTATTTTAATAGATAAGTTCCTCGAGAATGCTGTTGAAGTAGATGTTGATGCTCTTTCCGACGGTGAACAGACATATGTTGCAGGTGTTATGGAGCATATTGAAGAAGCTGGAATTCATTCCGGTGACTCCGCATGTGTGCTTCCTCCTCACACACTAAGTCCGGCAATCGTTAAAGAGATTGAACGTCAGACAATCGCTCTCGCCGCAGAGCTTGATATTGTCGGGTTAATGAATATTCAGTTCGCGGTTAAAGATGATGTTGTATATATCATTGAAGTTAACCCCAGAGCTTCCAGAACAGTTCCTTTTGTAAGTAAGGCGACAGGAATTCAGCTGGCAAAGTATGCAACCAGAGTTATGCTCGGTGAAAAACTTGCTGATTTGGATCCGTGGTCTCAGCGTAAAGAAGGATTCTACTCTGTAAAAGAAGCTGTATTCCCGTTTAATAAGTTCCCGAATGTTGATGTAAGACTTGGACCCGAAATGCGTTCTACAGGTGAAGTTATGGGTATGGATGTTCTGCCCGGACTTGCTTTTATGAAAGCTCAGCTCGGCGCAGGGCTGAGGTTGCCACTTGAGGGAACAGTGTTTATTTCTGTTAAAGACAGAGACAAAGAAGCGATTGTTCCGACAGCTCAGATTTTCAAAGAACTTGGATTCAAGATCCTTGCAACTGGAGGGACTGCTGAATTCCTCAATGCAAAGGGAATTGAAACTGAGAGAATTCTGAAGGTGAATGAAGGGCGACCCCATGTTGTTGACTACATAAAGAACAACGACATTGATCTTTTGATAAACACGCCATCCGACAGGAAGACGGTTTCTGATTCTAAAGAAATCAGGCAGACCACCTTGTTGTACGGTTTAGCATATACAACGACAGTAGCCGGAGCTCATGCCATGGCCTTAGCAATAAAGGATCACCGGGGCAGAGGTCTGGATGTAAGGTGCTTACAACACTACCATAACATGATTTAA
- a CDS encoding FeoA family protein — protein sequence MNIIPDTKKPRPLSCYKEGVSVRVISLDGGRCFCGRLLSMGIIPGTIINILSNYGRMTIRIRSSEYALGKEMAKNILAIPICGCCD from the coding sequence ATGAACATAATTCCAGACACAAAAAAACCAAGACCACTCTCCTGTTATAAGGAAGGCGTGTCAGTAAGAGTTATCAGTTTAGACGGAGGCAGGTGCTTCTGTGGACGACTGCTTTCCATGGGGATTATTCCCGGGACTATTATAAATATACTTAGTAATTACGGAAGAATGACCATCAGAATTCGCTCCTCTGAATATGCACTCGGCAAAGAAATGGCTAAAAATATCCTGGCAATCCCGATATGCGGATGTTGTGATTAA
- a CDS encoding SlyX family protein, with translation MNTPNTLEDRIEVLETSLAMQDRTIEEMNIFIIAQQNQISELEKKIDILAGQMKDLKDMASASGNVEDAPPPHYS, from the coding sequence ATGAACACCCCTAACACACTAGAAGACCGGATTGAAGTTTTGGAAACCAGTCTTGCAATGCAGGATAGGACAATTGAAGAAATGAACATCTTCATCATTGCTCAGCAGAATCAAATTTCAGAACTTGAAAAGAAAATTGATATTCTCGCCGGGCAGATGAAAGACCTGAAAGATATGGCTTCTGCATCTGGAAATGTAGAAGATGCCCCGCCGCCGCATTACAGCTGA
- the metG gene encoding methionine--tRNA ligase translates to MDSFFITTPIYYVNAKPHLGHAYTTILADSMNRFHKLMGDETFFLTGTDEHGDKIVQAAEKGGLTPSEYVDEISALFRNLWPDLQIENDDFIRTTEARHIKCVTEVLQKVYDKGDIYFGEYGGHYCFGCERFYTEKELVDGKCPQHETVPEYIAEKNYFFKMAKYQDWLIGHINANPDFIRPERYRNEVLSLLKSGELEDLCISRPKSRLEWGIELPFDKDFVTYVWFDALINYITALDYPKGDKFKKFWPAANHLVAKDILKPHAIFWPTMLKAAEIEPYQNLNVHGYWLIKDTKMSKSLGNVVEPLEMAQKYGVNAFRYFLMREMVFGNDSSFSEEALVTRLNADLANDLGNLFSRTLSMTHKYFGGLVPPEGTEGEEDCEIKRIGRTGMADFQQCFLDAKFSRGLEALWELVRGLNKYIDTTQPWTLYKEKNISRLGTVMYVLLENMRKIAVHLWPVMPEASEKMLAELGITFRPEKINLQGEVDVWGLLEHGSEVAASSNLFPRVEFEKTPPVEKKKSAKAAKKNKELKTETEVEGVIEFPDFQKVDMRIGTVLSVSKHPDADKLLIVKIDTGDDKPRHVVAGLAEFFSPEELEGKQVAVVTNLKPRKLRGEVSEGMILAVRNGEGMELLTVTAGVANGCKVS, encoded by the coding sequence TTGGATTCGTTTTTTATTACAACTCCCATCTACTACGTTAATGCCAAGCCGCACCTTGGTCATGCCTATACGACAATTCTTGCTGACTCGATGAATAGGTTTCATAAGTTAATGGGAGACGAAACTTTTTTCCTCACCGGAACAGATGAACACGGTGATAAAATAGTTCAGGCAGCAGAGAAAGGCGGGCTGACTCCGAGCGAGTACGTTGACGAAATAAGTGCTTTGTTCAGGAATCTCTGGCCTGATTTACAGATTGAAAATGATGATTTTATCAGGACGACCGAAGCTCGCCATATCAAATGCGTTACGGAAGTTCTGCAAAAAGTTTATGATAAGGGCGACATTTATTTCGGGGAATACGGCGGTCATTATTGCTTTGGCTGTGAAAGATTTTATACCGAAAAAGAGCTTGTTGACGGCAAATGCCCTCAGCATGAAACTGTGCCTGAATATATTGCTGAAAAAAATTATTTCTTTAAAATGGCTAAATATCAAGATTGGTTGATCGGACATATTAATGCCAACCCTGACTTTATCCGTCCAGAAAGATATCGTAACGAAGTGCTAAGCCTTCTTAAGTCCGGTGAACTTGAAGATTTATGTATTTCACGTCCCAAAAGCCGTCTTGAGTGGGGAATTGAACTTCCTTTCGATAAAGACTTTGTTACATATGTCTGGTTTGATGCTTTAATCAACTATATCACCGCACTTGATTACCCGAAAGGTGATAAATTTAAAAAATTCTGGCCGGCAGCAAATCATCTTGTTGCCAAAGATATTCTTAAGCCGCACGCTATTTTCTGGCCGACCATGCTTAAAGCTGCTGAAATTGAGCCGTACCAGAATCTTAATGTGCATGGTTACTGGCTCATTAAAGATACCAAGATGTCTAAATCTCTTGGAAATGTAGTTGAACCTCTTGAGATGGCACAAAAATACGGAGTTAACGCTTTCCGTTATTTCCTGATGCGTGAAATGGTTTTCGGTAATGATTCAAGCTTTTCAGAAGAAGCTCTTGTTACCCGTCTTAACGCAGACCTTGCCAATGATCTCGGAAATCTTTTCAGCAGAACACTGTCCATGACTCATAAATATTTCGGGGGACTGGTTCCGCCGGAAGGAACCGAAGGCGAAGAAGACTGCGAAATTAAACGTATCGGACGCACCGGTATGGCAGATTTTCAGCAGTGCTTTTTGGATGCCAAATTTTCCAGAGGCTTAGAAGCTCTCTGGGAACTTGTTCGCGGTTTGAATAAGTATATTGATACGACTCAGCCTTGGACTCTTTATAAAGAAAAAAATATTTCACGTCTTGGAACCGTAATGTATGTTCTTCTTGAGAATATGCGTAAAATTGCAGTTCACTTGTGGCCGGTAATGCCTGAAGCCAGTGAAAAAATGCTGGCTGAGCTTGGAATAACTTTCCGCCCTGAGAAAATTAATCTTCAAGGTGAAGTCGATGTATGGGGACTGCTTGAGCATGGTTCAGAAGTCGCAGCATCTTCGAATCTTTTCCCAAGAGTTGAGTTTGAAAAAACTCCTCCGGTAGAAAAGAAAAAAAGTGCTAAGGCTGCAAAAAAGAATAAAGAATTAAAGACTGAAACTGAAGTTGAGGGTGTAATCGAATTCCCTGACTTTCAGAAAGTGGATATGCGGATAGGAACAGTCCTTTCCGTTTCCAAGCATCCTGATGCAGATAAATTGCTGATAGTTAAAATTGATACCGGAGACGACAAACCCCGGCATGTTGTTGCCGGACTCGCAGAATTCTTTTCTCCTGAAGAACTTGAAGGAAAGCAGGTTGCAGTTGTTACCAACCTTAAGCCTCGTAAACTTCGGGGCGAGGTCTCAGAAGGTATGATTTTAGCCGTTCGCAATGGCGAAGGGATGGAACTTTTGACCGTTACAGCCGGTGTTGCTAACGGGTGTAAAGTCTCCTAG
- a CDS encoding PSP1 domain-containing protein has protein sequence MSQILGVKFNDFGQIYYFSSGPFVVREGHSVIVKTEQGMGLGKVFVVQQDLPEDVTEESVKTIYRLAAEEDLVIDAENRDLSRNALRYCKGCIDGQKLEMKLVDVEVFFDRSKMIFYFTAPGRIDFRELVKDLVKEYRTRIELRQIGVRHETQMLGAIGNCGQICCCRRFMRKFMPVTIRMAKEQNLFLNPTKISGICGRLLCCLSFEQDNYEQFHKRCPKIGKRYTTAHGNVKVTRTNFFSNTVTIQPDDAEEIEICLDEWPDVLKATSPDQLVKKELPKEDLEFGNREPSVRNNYSGRSGSVKAADAGQTSRPERPKPVRPERPRPEKKKRPFVSCDSLELLEDIEPEEVFSEPVEAPESESQAKKPSSRNRRPSRRRRRKKSSGGSD, from the coding sequence ATGTCTCAAATTTTAGGTGTTAAATTTAATGACTTCGGTCAAATATATTATTTCTCTTCCGGGCCGTTCGTTGTTCGCGAAGGGCATTCTGTAATTGTTAAAACTGAACAGGGAATGGGGCTTGGTAAAGTTTTTGTTGTTCAGCAGGATTTGCCGGAAGATGTAACTGAAGAATCAGTTAAAACCATATACAGGCTGGCTGCCGAAGAAGATCTTGTTATCGATGCCGAGAACAGGGATTTATCGCGCAATGCACTCAGGTATTGTAAAGGGTGTATCGACGGTCAAAAGCTTGAAATGAAGCTTGTTGATGTTGAGGTTTTCTTTGATCGAAGCAAGATGATTTTTTATTTTACAGCTCCTGGCAGAATTGATTTTCGCGAGCTTGTTAAAGATCTGGTTAAAGAATACAGAACTCGGATTGAACTCAGGCAGATCGGTGTCCGGCATGAAACGCAGATGCTTGGAGCAATCGGCAACTGCGGACAGATTTGTTGCTGTAGACGCTTTATGCGTAAATTTATGCCTGTTACTATCCGCATGGCAAAAGAACAGAACCTTTTTCTGAATCCGACAAAGATTTCCGGTATATGCGGTCGCCTCTTGTGTTGCCTGTCATTTGAGCAGGATAATTACGAGCAGTTTCACAAGCGTTGCCCTAAAATCGGCAAACGTTACACAACTGCTCATGGTAATGTAAAAGTTACAAGAACGAATTTTTTCAGTAATACCGTTACCATCCAGCCTGATGATGCAGAAGAAATTGAAATTTGTCTCGATGAATGGCCGGATGTTTTAAAAGCGACTTCTCCTGATCAACTCGTTAAAAAGGAACTTCCGAAAGAAGATTTGGAATTCGGAAACCGTGAACCCAGCGTTAGAAATAATTATAGCGGGCGGTCAGGATCAGTAAAAGCTGCGGATGCAGGGCAGACTAGCCGGCCCGAACGGCCTAAACCAGTTAGACCGGAACGTCCTCGCCCTGAGAAAAAGAAGCGTCCTTTCGTAAGTTGTGACAGTCTTGAACTGCTTGAGGATATTGAGCCTGAAGAAGTTTTTTCAGAACCAGTAGAGGCTCCTGAATCAGAATCGCAAGCTAAAAAGCCGTCTTCCAGAAATCGTCGTCCGTCACGGCGTAGACGCAGGAAAAAATCGTCCGGTGGGTCGGATTAA
- a CDS encoding response regulator, producing MRMLIVDDDFYCRNMLHEIMKPYAQCDIAVNGEEAVCAFKQALEDGKGYDLVCLDLVMPEMDGQQALREIRAIEKDFNIHVDNAAKVIVTTMLDDRKETHDAFFLGGATSYLVKPIEEDKLIKEMKNLGFSM from the coding sequence ATGCGAATGCTTATTGTTGACGATGATTTTTACTGCCGCAATATGTTGCATGAGATCATGAAACCTTACGCTCAATGTGATATTGCTGTTAATGGGGAAGAGGCTGTATGTGCCTTTAAACAGGCTCTCGAAGATGGAAAAGGGTATGATTTAGTCTGTTTAGATTTAGTTATGCCGGAAATGGATGGACAGCAGGCTTTACGTGAGATCAGAGCTATTGAAAAAGATTTCAATATCCATGTGGACAATGCTGCAAAGGTTATTGTTACTACAATGCTTGATGACCGTAAGGAAACACATGATGCCTTTTTCCTCGGAGGGGCGACGTCTTATCTGGTAAAGCCTATTGAAGAAGACAAACTGATAAAAGAAATGAAAAATTTAGGTTTTTCAATGTAG